A section of the Pseudomonas sp. FP453 genome encodes:
- a CDS encoding DUF3108 domain-containing protein, whose amino-acid sequence MRRALLFAFALFALPAVQAADLHPFSVSYTADWKQLPMSGSAERSLAKNGDGTWTLNFKASMMIASLTETSVILFDKDTLQPKSYTFERGGLGKAKKINLDFDQTAKKVTGFENKDPVNVALQSGMLDKSTYQLALQRDVAAGKKSMSYNVVEGTDVDTYDFRVIGPEKVQTKVGSIDAIKVERVRDPTQSKRITQMWFAKDQGGILVALRQVETDGKEYNIMLQDGTVDGKAVKGS is encoded by the coding sequence ATGCGTCGCGCCTTGCTCTTCGCTTTTGCTCTGTTTGCCTTGCCTGCGGTGCAAGCGGCAGACCTTCACCCTTTCTCCGTCAGCTACACCGCCGACTGGAAACAGTTGCCCATGAGTGGCTCGGCTGAACGCAGCCTGGCCAAGAATGGCGATGGCACCTGGACCTTGAACTTCAAGGCTTCGATGATGATCGCCAGCCTGACCGAAACCAGCGTGATCCTGTTTGACAAGGACACCCTGCAACCGAAGAGCTACACCTTCGAACGCGGCGGCCTGGGCAAGGCGAAGAAGATCAACCTGGACTTCGACCAGACCGCGAAGAAAGTCACCGGTTTTGAAAACAAGGACCCGGTCAACGTGGCGCTGCAAAGCGGCATGCTCGACAAGTCGACCTACCAGCTGGCCCTGCAACGTGACGTGGCCGCCGGCAAGAAAAGCATGAGCTACAACGTGGTGGAAGGTACCGACGTCGACACCTACGACTTCCGCGTGATCGGCCCGGAAAAGGTCCAGACCAAGGTCGGTTCCATTGACGCGATCAAGGTTGAGCGCGTGCGCGACCCGACGCAAAGCAAGCGCATTACCCAGATGTGGTTTGCCAAGGACCAGGGCGGCATTCTGGTTGCACTGCGTCAGGTAGAAACTGACGGCAAGGAATACAACATCATGCTGCAAGACGGCACCGTTGACGGCAAGGCTGTCAAAGGGAGCTGA
- a CDS encoding DUF2058 domain-containing protein, with protein MSISLRDQLLKAGLVNQKQAKQVGKEKQKQQRLVHKGQIEADDTQARLAQEAQAEKVKRDQELNRQQQEKAEAKARTAQVKQLIETSRLPKLTTEDYYNFVDDKKVKRLSVNTLMRNKLSNGSLAIVHHGGSYEVIPREAALKIQERAPERIVQLNILTESQVPDEDDPYAAYQIPDDLMW; from the coding sequence ATGAGCATTTCCCTTCGCGATCAGTTGCTCAAAGCAGGTCTGGTCAACCAAAAGCAGGCCAAGCAGGTCGGCAAAGAGAAACAGAAGCAGCAGCGCCTGGTCCACAAGGGCCAGATCGAGGCCGATGACACCCAGGCTCGTTTGGCCCAGGAAGCGCAGGCCGAGAAGGTCAAGCGCGACCAAGAACTGAACCGCCAGCAGCAGGAAAAAGCCGAGGCAAAGGCCCGCACGGCCCAGGTCAAGCAACTGATCGAGACCTCGCGCCTGCCCAAGCTGACCACCGAGGACTACTACAACTTTGTCGATGACAAGAAGGTCAAGCGCCTGTCGGTCAACACCTTGATGCGCAACAAGCTGAGCAACGGCTCCCTGGCGATCGTGCACCACGGTGGCAGTTACGAGGTGATCCCGCGTGAAGCGGCGCTGAAGATCCAGGAGCGCGCGCCAGAGCGTATCGTGCAGCTCAATATCCTCACGGAAAGCCAGGTGCCGGATGAGGATGATCCGTACGCCGCCTACCAGATCCCTGACGATCTGATGTGGTAA
- the rlmD gene encoding 23S rRNA (uracil(1939)-C(5))-methyltransferase RlmD encodes MAKHERGLRFQPTGGSRAPQIPVGKKQRLTIERLANDGRGIVFFEGRTWFVNGALAGEEVEARVLGAHGKVVEARTERVFKASELRRPAPCAHVGRCGGCSVQHLSHSEQLALKQRMLAEQLSRVAGVEPQEWAAPLSGPEFGYRRRARVAVRWDAKAKHLEVGFRAVASQDIVAIDDCPVLVQALQPIMQRLPNMLRRLSNPKALGHVELFSGTSIAVLLRHMAPLSAADLQVLQEFCTFHEAQLWLHGEGQPEPVDADAVLGFRLEQWDLQLAYRPGDFVQVNAGVNAAMVAQALEWLAPQPDERVLDLFCGLGNFALPLAKQVREVVAVEGVQTMVDRAALNAVSNNLHNAQFFQADLSQPLTDAEWAKQGFSAVLLDPPRDGAQEIVRKLATLGAKRLVYVSCNPATLARDTVELVKQGYRLKRAGILDMFPQTAHVEAMALFEAG; translated from the coding sequence ATGGCCAAGCACGAGAGAGGCCTGCGCTTCCAACCGACGGGCGGCAGCCGCGCCCCGCAGATTCCCGTAGGCAAGAAACAACGCCTGACCATCGAACGCCTGGCCAATGACGGCCGTGGCATCGTGTTTTTCGAAGGCCGCACCTGGTTTGTCAATGGCGCGCTGGCCGGCGAAGAAGTCGAAGCGCGGGTGTTGGGCGCCCACGGCAAAGTGGTCGAGGCGCGCACCGAGCGCGTGTTCAAGGCCAGCGAACTGCGCCGCCCGGCGCCGTGCGCCCACGTCGGCCGCTGTGGCGGTTGCAGCGTGCAGCACTTGTCCCATAGCGAACAGCTTGCCCTGAAACAGCGCATGCTCGCCGAGCAACTGTCGCGCGTGGCCGGTGTCGAACCGCAAGAATGGGCTGCGCCGTTGAGCGGGCCAGAATTCGGCTACCGCCGCCGCGCCCGTGTGGCCGTGCGCTGGGACGCCAAGGCGAAACACCTGGAAGTGGGTTTTCGCGCGGTTGCCAGCCAGGACATCGTCGCCATCGACGATTGCCCGGTGCTGGTACAAGCCTTGCAACCGATCATGCAGCGCCTGCCGAACATGCTGCGCCGCTTGAGCAATCCGAAGGCCTTGGGGCATGTGGAGCTGTTCAGCGGTACGTCCATCGCCGTGTTGCTGCGGCATATGGCGCCGTTGTCGGCAGCGGACCTGCAAGTGCTGCAAGAATTTTGTACTTTCCATGAAGCCCAGTTGTGGCTGCATGGCGAGGGCCAGCCGGAGCCGGTGGACGCCGATGCGGTGCTGGGTTTCCGTTTGGAGCAGTGGGATCTGCAACTGGCCTACCGTCCAGGGGATTTCGTGCAAGTCAACGCGGGGGTCAACGCCGCGATGGTGGCCCAGGCCCTGGAATGGCTGGCGCCACAACCCGACGAGCGGGTGCTGGACCTGTTTTGCGGCCTGGGCAACTTTGCCCTGCCACTCGCCAAGCAAGTGCGCGAAGTGGTGGCGGTGGAAGGTGTGCAGACCATGGTGGACCGGGCGGCCCTCAATGCCGTCAGCAACAATTTGCATAATGCGCAGTTTTTTCAGGCCGATTTGTCCCAGCCTTTGACCGACGCAGAATGGGCCAAACAGGGCTTTTCTGCGGTACTCTTGGACCCACCCCGTGACGGTGCCCAAGAGATTGTGCGCAAGCTCGCTACCCTGGGCGCCAAGCGCCTGGTGTATGTGTCCTGCAACCCAGCGACGCTGGCGCGGGACACGGTTGAGTTGGTCAAGCAAGGCTACCGGCTAAAACGTGCCGGGATCCTCGACATGTTTCCGCAAACCGCGCATGTCGAGGCCATGGCGTTATTTGAAGCGGGCTAG
- the purM gene encoding phosphoribosylformylglycinamidine cyclo-ligase: MSKQPSLSYKDAGVDIDAGEALVERIKSVAKRTARPEVMGGLGGFGALCEIPAGYKQPVLVSGTDGVGTKLRLALNLNKHDSIGIDLVAMCVNDLVVCGAEPLFFLDYYATGKLNVETATQVVTGIGAGCELSGCSLVGGETAEMPGMYEGEDYDLAGFCVGVVEKAEIIDGSKVAAGDALLALPSSGPHSNGYSLIRKIIEVSGADIENIQLDGKPLTDLLMAPTRIYVKPLLKLIKDTGAVKAMAHITGGGLLDNIPRVLPKGAQAIVDVASWQRPAVFDWLQEKGNVNETEMHRVLNCGVGMVICVAQEHVETALNVLREAGEQPWVIGQIATAPEGAAQVELKNLKAH; the protein is encoded by the coding sequence ATGAGCAAGCAACCCTCCCTGAGCTACAAGGACGCCGGTGTAGACATCGACGCCGGTGAAGCATTGGTCGAACGCATCAAGAGCGTCGCCAAGCGCACTGCGCGCCCCGAAGTCATGGGCGGCCTGGGCGGTTTTGGCGCCCTCTGCGAGATCCCGGCTGGCTACAAACAGCCTGTGCTGGTCTCCGGCACCGACGGCGTGGGCACCAAGCTGCGCCTGGCACTGAACCTGAACAAGCACGACAGCATCGGCATCGACCTGGTGGCCATGTGCGTCAATGACCTGGTGGTGTGCGGCGCCGAGCCGTTGTTCTTCCTGGACTACTACGCCACCGGCAAGCTCAACGTCGAGACCGCTACCCAGGTAGTGACCGGCATTGGTGCTGGCTGCGAACTGTCCGGCTGCTCCCTGGTCGGCGGCGAAACCGCTGAAATGCCAGGCATGTACGAAGGCGAAGACTACGACCTGGCCGGCTTCTGCGTCGGTGTTGTCGAAAAAGCCGAAATCATCGACGGCTCCAAGGTTGCCGCCGGTGACGCCCTGCTCGCCCTGCCATCGTCCGGCCCGCACTCCAACGGCTACTCGCTGATCCGCAAGATCATCGAAGTGTCCGGCGCCGACATCGAGAACATCCAGCTCGACGGCAAGCCACTGACCGACCTGCTGATGGCCCCGACCCGCATCTACGTCAAGCCTCTGCTCAAGCTGATCAAGGACACTGGCGCAGTTAAAGCCATGGCCCACATCACCGGCGGCGGCCTGCTGGACAACATCCCGCGCGTGCTGCCAAAAGGCGCCCAGGCCATCGTCGACGTGGCCAGCTGGCAGCGTCCTGCGGTCTTCGACTGGCTGCAAGAGAAAGGCAACGTCAACGAAACCGAGATGCACCGCGTGCTGAACTGCGGCGTGGGCATGGTCATCTGCGTGGCGCAAGAGCACGTTGAAACCGCGCTGAACGTCCTGCGTGAAGCGGGCGAGCAGCCTTGGGTCATCGGCCAGATCGCCACTGCTCCAGAAGGCGCAGCCCAGGTCGAACTGAAGAACCTCAAGGCTCATTGA
- the purN gene encoding phosphoribosylglycinamide formyltransferase, whose amino-acid sequence MSQTCDVVVLLSGTGSNLQALIDSTRTGDSPVRIAAVISNRSDAYGLQRARDAGIDTRSLDHKAFEGREAFDAALIELIDAFNPKLVVLAGFMRILSADFVRHYDGRLLNIHPSLLPKYKGMHTHQRALDAGDSEHGCSVHFVTEELDGGPLVVQAVVPVESDDSAQTLAQRVHTQEHRIYPLAVRWFAEGRLILGDQGALLDGQLLAASGHLIRT is encoded by the coding sequence ATGTCCCAGACCTGTGATGTCGTGGTGCTGCTCTCCGGCACCGGCAGTAACTTGCAGGCCCTGATCGACAGCACGCGCACCGGCGACAGCCCGGTGCGCATCGCTGCGGTGATCTCCAACCGCAGCGACGCCTACGGCCTGCAACGCGCCAGGGACGCGGGTATCGACACCCGCTCCCTGGATCACAAGGCTTTCGAGGGCCGCGAGGCCTTCGATGCCGCCTTGATCGAACTGATCGACGCCTTCAACCCCAAACTCGTGGTCCTGGCCGGCTTCATGCGCATCCTCAGCGCTGATTTCGTGCGCCACTACGACGGGCGCCTGCTCAATATCCACCCTTCCCTGCTGCCCAAGTACAAAGGCATGCACACGCACCAGCGGGCGCTCGACGCCGGCGACAGCGAGCATGGCTGCAGCGTGCACTTCGTCACCGAGGAACTCGATGGCGGGCCTCTGGTCGTACAGGCAGTGGTTCCGGTAGAGTCTGACGACTCGGCGCAGACCCTTGCGCAACGGGTTCACACCCAGGAACACAGGATTTACCCGTTGGCTGTACGCTGGTTTGCCGAGGGGCGGTTGATTCTTGGTGACCAGGGTGCATTATTGGACGGTCAGTTACTCGCGGCCAGCGGCCACTTGATTCGAACCTAG
- the mazG gene encoding nucleoside triphosphate pyrophosphohydrolase yields MYSLDDLLHLMNRLRDPQYGCPWDIKQTYATIVPHTLEEAYEVADAIERGDFDHLQGELGDLLFQVVYYSQLAREEGRFEFAGVIDSITRKLIRRHPHVFPTGDLYAPLDIPQLSEEQVKERWEQIKAEERAEKSDAPEQLSLLDDVPTALPSLSRAAKLQKRASQVGFDWPSALPVVDNVREELDEVLEAMADNDPAAIADEVGDLLFAAVNLARHLKVDPETALRGANAKFERRFRFIEQALRDTHQPIEDCTLETLDALWGEAKRQEKNMSSCG; encoded by the coding sequence ATGTATTCACTAGATGACCTGCTGCACCTGATGAACCGCCTGCGCGACCCGCAATACGGTTGCCCGTGGGACATCAAGCAAACCTACGCCACCATCGTCCCGCACACCCTGGAAGAAGCCTACGAAGTCGCCGACGCCATCGAGCGCGGTGATTTCGATCACCTGCAAGGCGAGTTGGGCGACCTGTTGTTCCAGGTGGTGTATTACAGCCAGCTGGCGCGGGAAGAAGGGCGTTTCGAATTCGCCGGGGTGATCGACAGCATCACGCGCAAGCTGATCCGTCGCCATCCCCACGTGTTTCCCACCGGTGACCTGTATGCGCCGCTGGATATCCCGCAACTGAGCGAAGAGCAGGTCAAGGAACGTTGGGAGCAGATCAAGGCCGAGGAGCGTGCGGAAAAATCCGATGCGCCGGAGCAATTGTCCCTACTCGATGATGTGCCCACAGCGCTACCGTCCCTGTCCCGCGCGGCCAAGCTGCAAAAGCGCGCCAGTCAGGTCGGCTTTGACTGGCCATCCGCCTTGCCGGTGGTCGACAACGTGCGCGAAGAGCTCGATGAAGTGCTCGAAGCCATGGCCGATAACGACCCGGCCGCGATCGCCGATGAAGTCGGTGACCTGCTGTTTGCTGCGGTCAACCTGGCCCGCCACCTCAAGGTTGACCCGGAAACCGCGCTGCGTGGCGCCAATGCCAAGTTCGAGCGACGTTTCCGATTTATCGAACAGGCATTGCGCGACACGCATCAACCCATAGAAGATTGCACCCTCGAAACGTTGGACGCCCTGTGGGGCGAAGCCAAACGCCAGGAAAAGAACATGTCCAGCTGCGGTTGA
- the cysM gene encoding cysteine synthase CysM: MTLQYPTIADCVGNTPLVRLQRMAGETSNTLLLKLEGNNPAGSVKDRPALSMITRAELRGQIKPGDTLIEATSGNTGIALAMAAAIKGYKMVLIMPDNGSAERKAAMTAYGAELVLVTQEEGMEGARDLAERMAAEGRGQVLDQFANGDNPEAHYTSTGPEIWRQTGGTITHFVSSMGTTGTIMGNSRYLKEQNPAIQIVGLQPMEGAAIPGIRRWPEEYLPKIYSATRVDRIIDMAQREAEDTTRRLAREEGIFCGVSSGGAVAGMLRLSQEVENAVIVAIICDRGDRYLSTGIFDEPN; this comes from the coding sequence ATGACCTTGCAGTACCCTACAATCGCCGACTGCGTCGGCAACACGCCCCTGGTCCGCTTGCAACGCATGGCGGGTGAAACCAGCAATACCCTGTTGCTCAAGCTCGAAGGGAACAACCCGGCCGGTTCGGTAAAAGACCGCCCGGCGCTGTCGATGATCACCCGCGCCGAGTTGCGCGGGCAGATCAAGCCTGGCGACACCCTGATCGAAGCCACCTCGGGTAACACCGGGATCGCCCTGGCCATGGCCGCCGCGATCAAGGGTTACAAGATGGTGCTGATCATGCCCGACAACGGCAGCGCCGAGCGCAAGGCGGCGATGACCGCCTATGGCGCCGAGTTGGTGCTGGTGACCCAGGAAGAGGGCATGGAAGGCGCCCGCGACCTCGCCGAGCGCATGGCCGCCGAAGGCCGTGGCCAGGTGCTGGACCAGTTCGCCAACGGTGACAATCCCGAGGCGCATTACACCAGCACTGGCCCGGAAATCTGGCGCCAGACCGGCGGCACCATCACCCACTTCGTCAGCTCCATGGGCACCACCGGCACCATCATGGGCAACTCGCGCTACCTCAAGGAGCAGAACCCGGCGATCCAGATCGTCGGCCTGCAACCGATGGAAGGCGCGGCCATCCCGGGTATCCGCCGCTGGCCCGAAGAGTACCTGCCGAAGATCTACAGCGCGACCCGCGTGGACCGCATCATCGACATGGCCCAGCGTGAAGCCGAAGACACCACGCGCCGCCTGGCCCGTGAAGAAGGCATCTTCTGCGGCGTGTCCTCCGGTGGCGCCGTGGCCGGTATGTTGCGCTTGTCCCAGGAAGTGGAAAATGCGGTGATCGTCGCGATCATCTGTGACCGTGGCGACCGTTACTTGTCGACCGGCATTTTCGACGAACCCAACTGA